Proteins from one Salinispora arenicola genomic window:
- a CDS encoding acyl-CoA mutase large subunit family protein produces MSERRSSESGFPIQGVYTSAALPEDLDSRLGDPGEYPYTRGVYPTMYTARPWTMRQYAGFGTAAESNARYHQLLRAGTMGLSVAFDLPTQMGYDSDDPIVHGEVGKVGVAIDSIEDMRLLFDGIPLDKVSTSMTINAPGSVLLLLYQLVAEENGVPAAALNGTIQNDILKEYIARGTYIFPPKPSLRLVADTFAYCRAEVPKWNTISISGYHMAEAGASPVQEIAFTLANGVEYVRAAVAAGLAVDDFAPRLSFFFVARTTLLEEVAKFRAARRIWARLMRDEFGAKNPKSMMLRFHTQTAGVQLTAQQPEVNLVRVAVQGLGAVLGGTQSLHTNSFDEAIALPTEKAARLALRTQQVLAYETDLTATVDPFAGSYVVEAMTAEIEGAAEGLMQRVFEHGSAVEAIEAGFQKREIEQSAYQIAQQIDSGERVVVGLNRFAVDEEEPYEPLRVDPAIEVAQAERLATLRAERDAGAVERARAELRVAAEGTGNVLYPLKEALRARTTVGEVCGTLREVWGQYRPSDRF; encoded by the coding sequence ATGAGCGAACGGCGGTCAAGCGAGTCCGGTTTCCCGATCCAGGGCGTCTACACGTCGGCTGCCCTTCCCGAGGACTTGGACTCCCGGCTGGGCGACCCGGGGGAGTACCCGTACACCCGCGGGGTCTACCCCACCATGTACACCGCTCGTCCCTGGACGATGCGCCAGTACGCCGGATTCGGCACCGCCGCGGAGTCCAACGCGCGATACCACCAGCTGCTGCGGGCGGGCACGATGGGGCTCTCGGTGGCCTTCGACCTGCCGACCCAGATGGGGTACGACTCGGACGATCCGATCGTGCACGGTGAGGTGGGCAAGGTCGGCGTCGCCATCGACTCCATCGAGGACATGCGGCTGCTCTTCGACGGCATCCCGCTGGACAAGGTGTCCACGTCGATGACCATCAACGCGCCGGGCTCGGTGCTGCTGCTGCTCTACCAGTTGGTCGCTGAGGAGAACGGCGTACCCGCTGCGGCGCTGAACGGCACCATTCAGAACGACATCCTCAAGGAGTACATCGCTCGGGGGACGTACATCTTTCCGCCGAAGCCCTCGCTGCGCCTGGTCGCCGACACTTTTGCCTACTGTCGTGCCGAGGTGCCGAAGTGGAATACCATTTCCATCTCCGGCTACCACATGGCCGAGGCGGGCGCGTCGCCCGTTCAGGAAATCGCGTTCACCCTGGCCAACGGCGTCGAATACGTACGGGCTGCGGTCGCCGCCGGGCTCGCGGTGGACGACTTCGCGCCCCGGCTGTCGTTCTTTTTCGTTGCCCGGACAACGCTGCTGGAGGAGGTGGCGAAATTCCGCGCCGCCCGGCGGATCTGGGCCCGGCTGATGCGTGACGAGTTCGGTGCGAAGAATCCGAAGTCGATGATGCTCCGTTTTCACACCCAGACCGCCGGCGTGCAGCTCACCGCCCAGCAGCCCGAGGTCAACCTGGTCCGGGTGGCGGTCCAGGGGCTCGGCGCGGTGCTGGGTGGGACGCAGTCGCTGCACACCAACAGCTTCGACGAGGCGATCGCACTGCCGACCGAGAAGGCCGCCCGGCTCGCGCTGCGAACGCAGCAGGTGCTCGCCTACGAGACGGACCTGACCGCCACGGTCGACCCGTTCGCGGGCTCGTACGTGGTGGAGGCGATGACGGCCGAGATCGAGGGTGCGGCGGAGGGGCTGATGCAGCGGGTCTTCGAACACGGTTCGGCGGTCGAGGCGATCGAAGCCGGGTTCCAGAAGCGGGAGATCGAGCAGTCGGCGTACCAGATCGCGCAGCAGATCGACTCCGGCGAGCGTGTCGTGGTGGGACTGAATCGGTTCGCGGTGGACGAGGAGGAGCCGTACGAGCCGCTGCGGGTCGACCCGGCGATCGAGGTCGCGCAGGCCGAGCGCCTGGCGACGTTGCGGGCCGAGCGGGACGCCGGGGCGGTCGAGCGGGCTCGGGCGGAACTGCGGGTCGCCGCCGAGGGGACCGGCAACGTGCTCTATCCGTTGAAGGAGGCGCTGCGGGCCCGCACCACGGTGGGCGAGGTCTGTGGCACGCTGCGCGAGGTCTGGGGGCAGTACCGCCCCTCCGACCGTTTCTGA